Proteins encoded in a region of the Triticum dicoccoides isolate Atlit2015 ecotype Zavitan chromosome 3A, WEW_v2.0, whole genome shotgun sequence genome:
- the LOC119266866 gene encoding EKC/KEOPS complex subunit TPRKB-like, with protein sequence MRSFPVAGGRNVSLALFSDVSNSRELLDLMQSGKLEPEAAFINASLVPDVFPVLAAAHKALLSKSRESLTTRTLHSELVYNCSGSKHITESLKRCGIADDTQYILAARFDASDEEMKALEKLISGTEIDLSELETRADQPKILKQYKITPQELSISTLPEAIVCRIAARDAL encoded by the exons ATGAGGAGCTTCCCGGTGGCCGGCGGCCGCAACGTCTCCCTCGCCCTCTTCTCCGACGTCTCCAACAGCCG GGAGCTCCTCGATCTGATGCAGTCGGGGAAGCTGGAGCCGGAGGCCGCTTTCATCAACGCATCGCTG GTGCCGGACGTGTTCCCGGTCCTCGCCGCGGCGCACAAGGCGCTGCTCTCCAAGTCGAGGGAGTCGCTGACCACGAGGACCCTGCACTCGGAGCTCGTCTACAACTGCTCTGGCTCGAAGCAT ATAACAGAGTCCCTGAAGCGGTGCGGTATCGCCGATGACACGCAGTATATCCTCGCGGCGCGGTTTGATGCTTCAGATGAAGAG ATGAAAGCACTGGAAAAGCTCATCAGCGGAACCGAGATTGATCTGTCAGAATTGGAGACAAGAGCAGACCAACCAAAGATTCTGAAG CAATACAAAATAACTCCACAGGAACTGTCAATATCTACACTGCCAGAGGCAATCGTGTGCAGGATTGCTGCCCGAGACGCCCTCTGA
- the LOC119266863 gene encoding sulfoquinovosyl transferase SQD2-like, translating to MAIGADGLEEAPPLLLDADEAAYPRPRRVALFVEPSPFAYISGYKNRFQNFIKHLREMGDEVIVVTNHEGVPQEFHGAKVIGSWSFPCPLYGKVPLSLALSPRIISEVAKFKPDIIHASSPGIMVFGALAIAKLLSVPLVMSYHTHVPVYIPRYTFSWLVEPMWQIIRFLHRAADLTLVPSAAISKDFETAHVISANRIRLWNKGVDSASFHPRFRSHEMRVRLSDGEPEKPLIIHVGRFGREKNLDFLKMVMDRLPGVRIAFIGDGPYRTELEKMFEGMPAVFTGMMQGEELSQAYASGDVFVMPSESETLGQVVLESMSSGVPVVAVRAGGIPDIIPEDVEGRTSFLFAPGDLDDCVGKIRLLLTDDEFRGEMGRTARAEMEKCDWRAASKTIRNEFYSSAIDYWRKKQAEMVQPLQWLAQMFMPAPNRVIGGGIKQ from the exons ATGGCGATCGGCGCGGACGGCCTGGAGGAGGCGCCGCCGCTGCTCCTCGACGCCGACGAGGCCGCCTACCCGCGCCCGCGCCGCGTCGCGCTCTTCGTCGAGCCGTCGCCGTTCGC CTACATCTCCGGGTACAAGAACCGGTTCCAGAACTTCATCAAGCACCTGCGCGAAATGGGCGATGAG GTCATTGTTGTGACTAACCATGAGGGGGTTCCCCAGGAGTTCCACGGCGCCAAGGTTATTGGTTCATGGAG CTTTCCATGCCCACTGTATGGAAAGGTTCCTCTGTCACTGGCACTCAGCCCTAGGATCATCTCAGAGGTTGCAAAGTTCAAGCCTGACATCATTCATGCATCCTCACCTGGAATTATG GTTTTTGGGGCCCTTGCTATTGCTAAGCTGCTCAGCGTCCCCCTAGTGATGTCCTACCACACCCATGTCCCAGT ATACATTCCAAGATATACATTCAGCTGGCTTGTGGAACCGATGTGGCAAATCATCA GGTTCCTTCATAGAGCTGCTGATCTAACTTTGGTGCCATCTGCTGCTATCAGCAAGGATTTTGAAACTGCCCATGTCATTTCTG CTAACAGGATACGCCTTTGGAACAAAGGCGTCGATTCTGCCAGCTTCCATCCCAGGTTCCGCAGCCATGAGATGCGAGTCAGGCTAAG TGATGGTGAGCCCGAAAAACCGTTGATAATTCACGTCGGACGCTTTGGGCGCGAGAAGAATCTGGATTTCCTGAAAAT GGTAATGGACCGGTTGCCTGGAGTAAGAATTGCATTCATCGGAGATGGACCATATAGGACAGAGCTAGAGAAGATGTTTGAGGGGATGCCGGCGGTGTTCACCGGGATGATGCAAGGGGAGGAGCTCTCGCAGGCATACGCGAGCGGCGACGTGTTCGTGATGCCCTCGGAGTCGGAGACGCTCGGCCAAGTAGTCCTGGAGTCCATGTCGTCCGGGGTGCCCGTGGTGGCGGTCCGCGCCGGCGGGATCCCCGACATAATCCCGGAGGACGTGGAGGGGAGGACCAGCTTCCTCTTCGCCCCGGGGGACCTCGACGACTGCGTCGGCAAGATCAGGCTGCTGCTGACGGACGACGAGTTCAGGGGCGAAATGGGGAGGACCGCCAGGGCGGAAATGGAGAAGTGTGACTGGAGGGCCGCCTCCAAGACGATCCGCAACGAGTTCTACAGCTCGGCAATCGACTACTGGCGGAAGAAGCAGGCGGAGATGGTCCAGCCGCTGCAATGGCTGGCACAAATGTTCATGCCGGCGCCGAACCGGGTCATTGGCGGCGGCATCAAGCAGTAG
- the LOC119266864 gene encoding 14-3-3-like protein B, whose protein sequence is MAQPAELSREENVYMAKLAEQAERYEEMVEFMEKVAKTVDSEELTVEERNLLSVAYKNVIGARRASWRIISSIEQKEESRGNEDRVTLIKDYRGKIEVELTKICDGILKLLDSHLVPSSTAPESKVFYLKMKGDYYRYLAEFKSGTERKDAAENTMVAYKAAQEIALAELPPTHPIRLGLALNFSVFYYEILNSPDRACDLAKQAFDEAISELDSLSEESYKDSTLIMQLLRDNLTLWTSDISEDAAEEMKDAPKGESGDGQ, encoded by the exons ATGGCGCAGCCTGCTGAGCTTTCCCGCGAGGAGAATGTGTACATGGCCAAGCTTGCAGAGCAGGCTGAGAGGTACGAGGAGATGGTTGAGTTCATGGAGAAGGTGGCCAAGACAGTTGACTCCGAGGAGCTCACAGTCGAGGAGCGCAACCTTCTATCAGTTGCTTACAAGAATGTTATTGGTGCCCGCCGTGCCTCGTGGCGCATCATTTCCTCCATTGAGCAGAAGGAAGAGAGCCGTGGCAATGAGGACCGTGTCACACTCATCAAGGACTACCGTGGAAAGATTGAGGTTGAGCTCACCAAGATCTGTGATGGTATCCTCAAGCTTCTTGATTCCCACCTTGTCCCCTCATCTACTGCTCCAGAGTCCAAGGTCTTCTACCTGAAGATGAAGGGTGATTACTACAG GTACCTTGCGGAGTTCAAGAGTGGAACTGAGAGGAAGGATGCTGCTGAGAACACCATGGTCGCATACAAAGCTGCTCAG GAGATTGCACTTGCAGAGCTGCCCCCGACTCATCCTATTAGGCTTGGGCTGGCACTCAACTTCTCAGTGTTCTATTATGAGATCCTCAACTCGCCTGACCGTGCTTGCGACCTTGCCAAGCAG GCTTTTGATGAGGCCATCTCGGAACTGGACTCTCTGAGCGAGGAGTCGTACAAGGACAGCACTTTGATCATGCAGCTTCTGCGTGATAACCTGACGCTGTGGACTTCTGACATCTCG GAGGACGCCGCTGAAGAAATGAAGGATGCTCCCAAGGGTGAATCTGGAGATGGACAGTAA